One region of Asterias rubens chromosome 5, eAstRub1.3, whole genome shotgun sequence genomic DNA includes:
- the LOC117290124 gene encoding fibropellin-1-like, with protein MFRSTAWFTDSKTSARMVVSAKVFRSPVGWVLGALLCLQLHAVHCTWPWHDSTTYAPQVGSIPPDPCVFGYCQNGGACHNVHGTPVCFCPSYYAGQNCQYYDVCTSNPCLNDGHCSLIEYTNPPSWRCGCREGFTGSSCETAATTQSYCAGISCSNGGTCYHDDTTIEGIYCLCTERFHGTFCENAHPCNNIVCLNGGVCDADHGDPVCLCPTGYWGTNCEATTPDDICSYYNPCQNGGSCYTNLETVYCICQGDYVGDSCETYQPNEQPCGSRNPCQNGATCVILAGDGGDSNLFCQCTYGWTGPSCTISSTPCGLYTCLNGGICHQLYYGVTTCDCVPGWTGLDCSQPDADTGACATMDCNNGHCQELLGYGFCICDHGWQGGDCETVFSDSQDPCSSSPCRNYGSCISVINTYFCFCLPGFHGDNCALETATSCTSYICQNGGNCTEILGEPYCYCAPGWYGLNCEIADPLDPCLLDHPCQNGGSCESLNGLVICTCQGNFFGEHCENEFPASHVCEIWYLNPCENGATCDRLDDGGYLCICSPDWYGINCTQSFSPCGSAPCLNSGQCFWSHTDVYECQCPYGYFGDQCENTINACDSEPCQNDGICLSYTNSSFFCICATGWSGLTCESATGDACDSPGFTCYNGGTCKSLYGLTCVCADGWSGPQCETPIETASCDSWHCFNGGSCFLSFGRAYCVCYDYDYTGEHCETEISDPCDNTQCLNGGYCISYYGSETSCICPDSWIGLRCETEVTDLCDSFNCNDGYCYTYYDGSPHCSCNYGSTGVHCETEVSDPCDDLDCQHGGYCFSDYYFYGGYGEAFCTCLPGFTGVECETELEDACASNPCMNGGSCYDNYRYSYYCICDSDWFGQFCEHQNECSSSPCLNGGYCYPNFDTGAAECSCQPAFAGRRCETTIDCSGVTCLNGGTCLSDGSGGARCICGSDFIGVNCETPNLCQSNPCLNGGVCQSDQASFRCTCLANYFGPTCETQSGCMSNPCLNSGGCSPNSITGEAECACLPAFVGVRCETHIDCSGVTCLNGGTCIAFGGGRTKCTCPKEFTGRNCETANLCLTNPCLNGGACRVESAVVKCTCLPSYSGSTCETHVSCADVACLNGGTCYPIGNGKTKCKCITGYTGDNCEGGNDVDGPGTKGAQSTGLVVGLPLGIILLVVIILIVAVIMFKVIRKRRPRNQPGQQDGGVPTPDHIYNSRFSTAGLAYNANYDTVQGVPTGGAEGGVKQERPKSENPYATPNDMAFSQLQSKGDKAGYDNPAYMGANPPPAYSIRPLSTSSDVYLQPDTNTLLK; from the exons GGTCAATTCCACCAGACCCGTGTGTCTTTGGTTACTGTCAGAACGGTGGAGCTTGCCACAACGTACACGGGACTCCAGTGTGTTTCTGCCCGAGCTACTACGCTGGCCAAAACTGCC AATACTACGATGTCTGTACCAGTAACCCATGTCTTAATGATGGCCACTGCTCTCTAATTGAGTACACTAATCCCCCATCATGGCGTTGTGGTTGCAGAGAGGGTTTTACTGGTTCATCATGCGAAACAG cggCAACCACACAGTCATATTGTGCCGGTATTTCTTGCTCAAATGGAGGAACCTGTTACCATGATGACACTACAATTGAAGGAATTTACTGCCTTTGCACTGAACGATTTCATGGAACCTTCTGTG AGAATGCCCATCCGTGTAACAACATCGTCTGTCTAAATGGTGGTGTATGTGATGCTGACCATGGTGACCCAGTCTGCCTCTGCCCTACAGGGTACTGGGGAACAAACTGTGAAGCCA CTACTCCTGATGACATATGCAGTTACTACAACCCCTGTCAGAACGGGGGCTCGTGCTACACCAACTTAGAAACTGTGTACTGCATTTGCCAAGGAGATTATGTGGGTGACAGCTGCGAGACTT ATCAACCCAATGAGCAACCATGCGGTTCTAGGAATCCATGTCAAAATGGTGCTACGTGTGTAATACTCGCAGGTGATGGGGGTGATTCCAACTTGTTTTGTCAATGCACTTACGGATGGACTGGACCCAGCTGCACTATTT CATCTACTCCGTGTGGTTTATACACCTGTTTAAATGGTGGGATATGCCATCAATTATACTATGGAGTAACCACTTGTGATTGCGTTCCAGGATGGACTGGTCTGGATTGTTCACAACCTGATG CTGACACCGGTGCTTGTGCCACAATGGACTGTAACAATGGCCACTGTCAAGAATTATTAGGATATGGTTTTTGTATCTGTGATCATGGATGGCAGGGAGGGGACTGTGAAACAG tTTTTTCAGACTCTCAGGATCCATGTTCATCATCTCCATGCAGAAACTATGGGTCTTGTATTAGTGTCATCAATACATACTTCTGTTTCTGTCTCCCTGGTTTCCATGGTGATAACTGTGCCCTTG AAACGGCCACATCGTGTACGAGTTACATCTGCCAAAATGGCGGCAACTGTACAGAGATATTGGGTGAACCGTACTGTTACTGTGCTCCTGGATGGTATGGGCTCAACTGTGAGATCG CGGATCCACTCGATCCCTGCTTACTGGACCATCCATGTCAGAATGGAGGGTCGTGTGAGTCACTGAACGGTTTAGTCATTTGTACCTGCCAGGGTAACTTTTTTGGTGAGCACTGCGAAAATGAAT ttccaGCAAGTCATGTATGCGAAATTTGGTATCTGAACCCTTGCGAAAATGGGGCAACTTGTGATCGGCTTGATGATGGTGGTTACTTATGCATTTGCAGCCCAGATTGGTATGGCATTAACTGTACACAAT CCTTTTCCCCCTGTGGATCAGCACCATGTTTAAACAGTGGTCAATGCTTCTGGAGTCACACCGATGTCTACGAGTGTCAGTGCCCATATGGTTATTTTGGAGATCAGTGTGAAAATACAA TCAACGCTTGTGACAGTGAACCTTGTCAGAATGATGGGATCTGCTTATCCTACACTAATTCTTCATTTTTCTGTATTTGTGCAACTGGCTGGAGTGGCTTGACATGTGAAAGTG CAACTGGTGACGCATGTGATTCGCCAGGCTTCACTTGTTACAACGGGGGTACATGTAAATCCCTTTATGGTTTGACGTGTGTATGTGCTGATGGCTGGTCAGGACCTCAGTGTGAAACAC CGATTGAGACGGCTTCATGTGATTCTTGGCACTGTTTTAACGGCGGATCGTGTTTTTTGAGCTTCGGTAGAGCTTACTGCGTATGTTATGATTATGACTACACTGGAGAGCATTGTGAAACAG AAATATCGGACCCATGTGACAACACACAGTGTTTGAATGGAGGCTATTGTATATCCTACTATGGGTCGGAAACGAGTTGCATTTGTCCTGACAGTTGGATTGGATTGAGATGTGAAACAG AAGTTACTGATCTATGTGATAGTTTCAATTGCAATGATGGATATTGTTACACCTACTACGATGGTTCTCCACATTGTTCTTGTAATTATGGATCGACGGGAGTTCACTGTGAAACGG AAGTAAGCGATCCTTGTGATGATCTCGATTGTCAGCATGGGGGTTATTGTTTTAGTGATTACTACTTCTATGGTGGCTATGGTGAGGCATTCTGTACTTGTTTGCCTGGCTTCACTGGTGTCGAATGCGAAACAGAACTgg AGGATGCATGTGCTTCAAACCCCTGCATGAATGGTGGTTCTTGCTATGACAACTATAGGTATTCATATTACTGTATTTGCGATTCAGACTGGTTTGGGCAGTTCTGTGAACATC aaAATGAATGTAGCTCATCTCCATGTCTTAATGGCGGGTATTGTTACCCAAATTTTGATACTGGAGCGGCTGAATGTAGTTGTCAACCAGCTTTTGCCGGTCGCAGATGCGAAACAA CCATTGATTGCTCTGGTGTAACATGTTTGAATGGCGGAACATGCTTATCCGATGGAAGTGGCGGGGCAAGATGTATCTGCGGAAGTGACTTCATTGGTGTAAACTGTGAGACAC CGAATCTCTGTCAGTCAAATCCGTGTCTTAACGGAGGTGTTTGTCAATCTGACCAGGCGTCATTCAGATGCACTTGCTTGGCCAATTATTTTGGCCCAACATGTGAAACAC AGAGTGGCTGTATGTCAAACCCATGTCTCAATAGTGGAGGTTGTTCCCCCAATAGTATTACTGGAGAGGCTGAATGCGCATGCCTACCAGCTTTTGTTGGTGTCAGATGCGAAACTC ACATTGATTGCTCTGGTGTAACATGTTTGAATGGCGGCACATGCATAGCCTTTGGAGGTGGCaggacaaaatgtacatgtcCCAAGGAATTCACTGGTAGAAACTGTGAAACAG CAAACCTCTGTCTGACAAATCCATGCCTTAACGGAGGTGCATGTCGAGTTGAGTCTGCAGTTGTTAAATGCACTTGCCTGCCCAGTTACTCTGGCTCAACATGTGAAACAC ATGTCAGTTGTGCTGATGTAGCTTGCCTTAACGGTGGTACCTGCTATCCAATAGGGAATGGCAAAACCAAATGCAAATGCATAACAGGTTACACTGGTGATAACTGCGAGGGAG gaAATGATGTCGATGGACCTGGTACAAAAG GTGCTCAATCCACAGGACTGGTTGTTGGATTACCACTTGGAATTATTCTTCTCGTTGTAATTATTCTGATCGTGGCCGTCATCATGTTCAAGGTCATCCGAAAACGAAG ACCTCGAAACCAGCCTGGGCAGCAGGACGGTGGTGTGCCCACTCCTGATCACATCTACAACTCTCGCTTCTCCACTGCTGGTCTAGCGTACAACGCTAATTATGACACCGTTCAGGGAGTGCCAACCGGGGGTGCAGAGGGGGGTGTGAAGCAGGAGCGACCCAAAAGTGAGAACCCCTATGCCACTCCCAATGACATGGCTTTCAGCCAGCTGCAAAGCAAGGGAGACAAAGCTGGGTATGACAACCCGGCTTACATGGGTGCAAATCCACCACCTGCTTACTCCATTCGCCCACTTTCTACATCATCTGATGTGTATCTGCAGCCGGACACTAATACACTCCTGAAGTAA